One stretch of Erythrolamprus reginae isolate rEryReg1 chromosome 7, rEryReg1.hap1, whole genome shotgun sequence DNA includes these proteins:
- the MTUS1 gene encoding microtubule-associated tumor suppressor 1 isoform X3, translating into MGCSSSKVCLHFPCAAKKREEVFSQRKELSLELLNVRGDLVTTAAACEKLEKDRTELQASYEGFVQKLNQRHQSDIVELEERLKQFYTAECEKVQSVCIEEAEKYKAQLQEQVDNLNITHEKFKLDLETSHAEKIDELKKEYESSCSELKATNELERKSLEESFHEKQEELEKKIAELQIENDCLNEKLKLEEHKRIAKEKANSKNPQFMYLEQELESLKAVLEIKNEKLHQQDNKLLKMEKLVESNTVLIEKMRKVQQENEGLKARMDKHMQLSRQLSTEQAVLHESLEKESKENKRLSMENEELLWKLHNGDLCNTSKLSPGTPPMACQSPRNSSSFSSPTVSPR; encoded by the exons ATGGGCTGCTCTAGCAGCAAAGTGTGCTTGCATTTTCCATGTGCTGCAAAAAAG AGAGAAGAAGTGTTTTCCCAACGTAAAGAGTTATCACTGGAACTTCTCAATGTACGTGGAGATCTGG TCACTACTGCTGCTGCCTGTGAGAAATTGGAGAAAGACCGAACTGAATTGCAAGCATCTTATGAAGGGTTTGTGCAGAAGTTGAACCAACGACACCAAAGTGATATAGTGGAATTGGAAGAGCGGCTGAAACAGTTCTACACAGCGGAGTGTGAAAAAGTCCAGAGTGTCTGCATAGAAGAAGCTGAAAAATACAAAGCGCAACTTCAGGAGCAG GTTGACAACTTGAATATAACACATGAAAAATTTAAGCTAGACCTCGAAACCAGTCATGCAGAAAAGATAGACGAGTTGAAGAAGGAATATGAATCTTCTTGTTCAG AACTCAAGGCTACCAATGAATTAGAAAGAAAGTCACTTGAAGAATCTTTTCACGAGAAGCAAGAAGAACTGGAG aaaaaaattgcagaaTTACAAATTGAAAATGACTGCTTAAATGAGAAGCTCAAGTTGGAAGAACATAAACGAATAGCCAAAGAAAAAGCAAACTCT AAAAACCCTCAGTTTATGTATCTGGAACAAGAACTGGAAAGTTTGAAAGCAGTATTGGAGATCAAGAATGAGAAATTGCACCAGCAAGATAACAAACTATTGAAGATGGAAAAACTG GTGGAGAGCAACACTGTCCtgatagagaaaatgagaaaagtcCAACAGGAGAATGAAGGATTAAAAGCTCGGATGGACAAACATATGCAACTTTCCAG GCAACTTTCCACTGAGCAAGCAGTTTTGCATGAATCTTTGGAGAAGGAATCCAAGGAAAATAAACGCTTATCGATGGAAAATGAAGAACTTTTGTGGAAGCTTCACAATGGAGACCTTTGCAATACAAGCAAACTCTCCCCTGGTACTCCACCAATGGCCTGTCAGTCACCAAGAAATTCCAGCTCTTTCTCCAGCCCCACTGTGTCACCCAGATGA